One window of Chlamydia sp. 04-14 genomic DNA carries:
- a CDS encoding response regulator transcription factor, giving the protein MLTDKIILFVTEDSNISLQMKEFAQNVEYKIIVSSALTDASEADLIFCEYLLLPEVMFANKIPSETDLVVLFDVFEEEAIVKILNNGASGYLLRPITVKVLDAVIRAFLRNHHHFEHAIPESISFGDRTFHLLSLSIDSPQGTIHLTPSEAGILKKLLMNRGQLCLRKHLLEEIKGNTKEIIARNVDVHIASLRKKLGPYGSKISTIRGVGYLFSENDNLTNASTSEPTTTYP; this is encoded by the coding sequence ATGCTTACGGATAAAATTATATTATTTGTTACCGAAGACAGTAATATATCTTTGCAAATGAAAGAGTTTGCTCAGAATGTCGAATATAAGATAATTGTCTCTTCTGCTCTTACGGATGCTTCTGAAGCCGATTTAATTTTTTGTGAATACTTACTTCTCCCTGAAGTTATGTTTGCAAACAAAATTCCATCCGAAACAGATCTAGTTGTATTATTTGATGTATTTGAAGAAGAAGCTATTGTAAAAATTTTAAATAACGGTGCAAGCGGTTATTTACTTCGTCCTATAACAGTAAAAGTTTTAGATGCTGTTATTCGAGCTTTTTTACGTAATCATCATCATTTCGAACATGCAATTCCTGAATCTATTTCTTTTGGTGATCGAACTTTCCATCTTTTAAGTCTTTCTATAGATTCCCCTCAGGGCACTATTCATTTAACTCCTTCAGAAGCAGGAATATTAAAAAAACTTCTGATGAACCGTGGTCAGTTGTGTTTAAGAAAACACTTGCTCGAGGAGATAAAGGGAAACACCAAAGAAATTATAGCTAGAAATGTTGATGTTCATATTGCTTCTTTAAGAAAAAAATTAGGACCTTATGGGTCAAAAATTTCTACAATTCGCGGTGTTGGTTATTTATTTTCAGAAAATGACAATCTAACTAACGCATCAACAAGCGAACCGACAACAACCTATCCTTAA
- a CDS encoding DUF1347 family protein — translation MVRYIVFCLFFLSCFAMGGGLYFICSSHNPSVTSLESAKAAALWVDGQKEQVESLLHRLLPSQQKQCLLCFQGFILQKQKNMNQSEKIFSKIYDEIENTQFLFKEEVIGGRILNAFFLEDTEQMEILIGSLRQQFVKSQYLSLFEFLLNYKQEHFDRALQALSVWKNQLKGSESSLLDLNIQELISDFFLENIEAHCLIELGEFSEGRAILNRIIEKLLKRECDWDSEAYDYAVLMLSRSYFLELKQSTSCKLYPDYYEMILFYKKKVHAIDQRSYEKFIPQEELFTMLMKHLFVIPEERLAPLMQIIKNWERFYFNPNYDLVIQPLIDRFFSFPEQVVSLCNSITFFEIEPLKKRLINAFGIILSEKVQEVQTTKAQQTLSVLKTLDSDLWVSEKLIISPDALQDIISQDDVDYTNLKKYLNLWEAIQSYDIDRQQLVHYLMKGAKQLWNQGVCDDKALNLLRLILQFTNYDIESENIVFLFVKQAYKQMLSGHSIARLLKLEDFITELGLTPITIREEEIANFLADAEFLYAQGEYNKCYFYSLWLTKIAPSPLTYRLLGLCLLENKCYLEAWDYLYSLPSNERMYDSKVQKALAICQKHLPKDHGASYKRG, via the coding sequence ATGGTTCGCTATATAGTGTTTTGCTTATTTTTTCTCTCGTGTTTCGCTATGGGAGGGGGGTTATATTTTATATGTTCCTCACACAACCCTTCTGTAACGTCGTTAGAAAGTGCAAAAGCAGCAGCCTTATGGGTAGATGGTCAAAAAGAACAAGTAGAATCTCTTTTACATCGTTTGCTTCCTAGTCAACAAAAACAATGCCTTCTTTGTTTCCAAGGATTTATTCTGCAAAAGCAGAAAAATATGAACCAATCTGAGAAAATTTTTTCTAAGATTTACGATGAAATAGAGAACACGCAATTTTTATTTAAAGAAGAGGTAATAGGCGGACGGATTCTTAATGCTTTTTTCTTAGAAGATACAGAACAAATGGAGATTCTCATCGGATCTTTGCGTCAGCAATTTGTAAAATCTCAGTATCTTTCTTTATTTGAATTCTTATTGAATTATAAACAGGAGCATTTTGATAGGGCTTTACAGGCTTTGTCAGTATGGAAAAATCAGTTAAAGGGTTCAGAATCTTCTTTATTAGATTTGAACATCCAAGAGCTAATTTCTGATTTCTTTTTAGAGAATATAGAAGCTCATTGTTTGATAGAATTAGGAGAGTTTTCAGAAGGACGCGCTATTCTTAATCGTATTATTGAGAAATTGTTAAAAAGAGAATGCGATTGGGATTCTGAAGCTTATGATTATGCTGTTTTGATGTTAAGTAGGAGCTACTTTTTAGAGCTGAAACAATCAACTTCTTGCAAGCTTTATCCGGATTATTATGAAATGATTCTTTTTTATAAGAAGAAAGTTCATGCAATAGATCAAAGATCTTATGAAAAATTTATCCCTCAGGAAGAATTGTTTACGATGCTTATGAAGCATCTTTTTGTTATTCCTGAAGAACGTTTAGCTCCTTTGATGCAGATAATCAAAAATTGGGAACGATTTTATTTCAATCCTAACTATGACTTAGTAATCCAACCTTTAATAGATAGATTTTTTTCTTTCCCTGAACAAGTGGTAAGTCTCTGTAATTCTATAACTTTTTTTGAAATAGAACCTCTTAAGAAAAGGCTTATAAATGCTTTCGGTATAATTTTATCTGAAAAGGTACAAGAAGTACAAACTACAAAAGCTCAACAAACGCTTTCAGTATTAAAAACTTTAGACTCAGATTTGTGGGTAAGTGAAAAGTTAATAATCTCTCCTGATGCTCTTCAAGACATCATTTCCCAAGACGATGTTGATTATACAAATTTAAAAAAGTATCTCAATCTTTGGGAAGCGATACAATCTTATGATATAGATAGGCAACAACTTGTTCATTATCTGATGAAAGGAGCAAAGCAACTTTGGAATCAGGGTGTTTGTGATGATAAAGCTCTGAACTTACTTCGTCTCATTTTACAATTTACAAACTATGATATTGAAAGTGAAAACATCGTTTTTCTATTTGTAAAGCAGGCATATAAGCAAATGTTATCGGGACATTCCATAGCACGTTTGTTGAAATTAGAAGATTTCATTACGGAGTTGGGATTGACTCCTATAACGATAAGAGAAGAAGAAATAGCTAACTTTTTAGCGGATGCGGAGTTTTTGTATGCTCAAGGAGAATATAACAAATGTTATTTTTATAGTTTATGGCTTACAAAAATAGCTCCTTCACCTCTGACCTATCGTTTATTGGGCCTGTGTCTTCTAGAAAATAAATGTTATCTAGAGGCTTGGGATTATCTATACTCTCTTCCTTCAAATGAGCGTATGTATGATTCTAAAGTTCAGAAGGCATTAGCAATATGCCAAAAACATCTACCAAAAGATCATGGAGCCAGTTATAAAAGAGGATAA
- a CDS encoding Na(+)-translocating NADH-quinone reductase subunit A, with protein sequence MKIAITRGLDLSLQGSPKESGFLKRIDPTLVSVDLRPYSALALKLKVEQDDVVASGSPVAEYKNFPGVFITSPVSGTVKEIRRGDKRSLLDVVIKKTPGQNLTEYSYDLSKLSQKELLEIFKKEGLFSLFKQRPFDIPALPNQAPRDVFINLADNRPFTPSTEKHLAVFSSREEGFYVFNVGVRAIAKLFGLCPHIVSTDRLAIPEKDLKSIAHLHKITGPYPSGSPSTHIHYIAPITSEKDIVFTISFQEVLTIGHLFLKGRILNEQVVALAGSGLKSSLRRYVITTKGADFQSLLSLEDISSDVSLISGDPLTGRLCDKESIPCLGMRDSTISVIPNPKTRQAFNFLRLGINKPTRTRTYLSGFLKRKHTYMDPDTNLHGETRPIIDTEIYDKVMPMKIPVVPLIKAVITKDFELACMLGFLEVCPEDFALPTFIDPSKTEMLTIIKESLKDYAKETGILNPENEE encoded by the coding sequence ATGAAAATTGCGATTACTCGGGGTTTAGATTTATCTTTGCAAGGGTCTCCTAAAGAGTCTGGGTTTTTAAAAAGAATAGATCCAACTCTAGTTTCTGTGGACCTGCGCCCATATTCTGCCTTAGCTTTAAAGCTTAAGGTGGAGCAGGATGATGTTGTCGCTTCAGGATCTCCTGTTGCGGAGTATAAAAATTTCCCAGGTGTTTTCATTACCTCACCAGTTTCTGGAACAGTAAAGGAAATACGTAGAGGAGATAAACGTTCTCTATTAGACGTGGTTATCAAAAAAACTCCGGGACAAAATTTAACAGAATATTCTTACGATCTATCTAAATTATCACAAAAAGAACTGTTGGAAATCTTTAAGAAAGAAGGACTTTTCTCTCTTTTCAAACAACGTCCTTTTGATATTCCCGCTCTTCCCAACCAAGCTCCTAGAGATGTTTTCATAAACCTTGCAGACAACCGGCCCTTCACACCATCCACAGAAAAACATCTTGCTGTCTTTTCTTCTAGAGAAGAAGGGTTTTACGTTTTTAATGTGGGAGTTCGTGCAATAGCTAAACTTTTCGGTTTATGCCCCCACATTGTTTCTACGGATAGACTTGCGATTCCTGAAAAAGATCTAAAGTCTATAGCGCATTTACATAAGATCACAGGTCCTTATCCCTCAGGTTCTCCCTCAACACACATTCACTACATAGCACCTATTACTAGCGAAAAAGACATAGTCTTTACGATATCCTTTCAAGAGGTCCTAACTATAGGACACCTATTCTTAAAAGGAAGAATTCTAAATGAACAGGTCGTAGCTCTTGCAGGATCAGGACTAAAATCATCTCTAAGACGTTATGTTATAACTACAAAAGGTGCGGATTTTCAAAGCTTACTTTCTCTAGAAGATATCTCTTCAGATGTATCTTTAATCTCAGGAGATCCATTAACTGGAAGACTTTGTGATAAAGAAAGCATTCCTTGTCTTGGTATGCGAGATTCTACCATTTCAGTGATCCCTAATCCAAAAACACGACAAGCTTTCAATTTCTTAAGGTTAGGAATTAATAAACCTACACGCACAAGAACTTATCTTTCCGGATTCTTAAAAAGAAAACATACATATATGGATCCGGATACTAATCTCCATGGTGAAACACGTCCTATCATAGATACAGAAATTTATGACAAAGTCATGCCTATGAAAATTCCTGTAGTACCCTTAATTAAAGCGGTGATTACTAAGGATTTCGAATTAGCATGTATGCTAGGGTTTTTAGAAGTTTGTCCTGAAGATTTTGCCCTTCCAACTTTCATAGATCCATCGAAAACAGAAATGTTAACGATCATTAAAGAATCTCTAAAAGACTATGCAAAGGAAACTGGTATCTTAAATCCAGAAAATGAAGAATAG
- the hemB gene encoding porphobilinogen synthase translates to MSSLALLRRPRRNRRTVAIRDLVAETSLLPQDFICPFFVKEGKNICEEIESLTNVYRWSIDLLLKEIERLCSIGLRAVILFPVIPSNLKDAYGSYSSNPKNILCKSIYEVKKAFPDLCVISDIALDPYTTHGHDGIMDQGEVLNDESVRIFGNIATLHAEMGADIVAPSDMMDGRVAHIRSKLDQSGWTKTLILSYSVKYASALYNPFRDALGSHLQSGDKRNYQMNPKNVLEALLECSLDEQEGADMLMIKPAGLYLDVLHRVRNSTALPLAAYQVSGEYAMIAAAAKMGWLDKEAMFYESLIAIKRAGADMIISYATPLILEMIASSKF, encoded by the coding sequence ATGAGCTCATTAGCATTACTTCGACGTCCTCGAAGAAATAGAAGAACCGTAGCTATCCGAGATTTGGTAGCCGAAACATCTTTATTACCCCAAGATTTTATCTGCCCATTTTTCGTTAAGGAAGGGAAAAACATTTGTGAAGAAATAGAAAGCCTTACAAATGTTTATAGGTGGAGTATTGATCTTCTTTTAAAAGAGATTGAAAGATTGTGTTCTATAGGATTAAGAGCTGTGATTCTTTTTCCTGTAATCCCTAGCAATCTTAAGGATGCTTATGGTTCTTATTCTTCCAATCCAAAAAATATCCTTTGTAAAAGTATTTATGAGGTAAAAAAGGCTTTTCCAGATTTATGCGTGATAAGTGACATTGCTTTAGATCCTTATACTACTCATGGTCATGACGGTATTATGGATCAGGGTGAGGTATTAAATGATGAGAGTGTTCGCATATTTGGAAACATAGCGACATTGCATGCCGAGATGGGGGCTGATATTGTAGCTCCTAGTGATATGATGGATGGTAGAGTTGCACATATTCGCTCGAAGTTAGATCAATCTGGATGGACTAAGACTCTAATTCTTTCCTATAGTGTTAAGTATGCTTCTGCTCTCTATAATCCCTTTAGAGATGCTTTAGGATCACATTTACAATCCGGAGATAAAAGAAATTATCAGATGAATCCAAAAAATGTTTTAGAAGCCTTATTGGAATGTTCTTTAGATGAGCAGGAAGGTGCGGACATGCTGATGATAAAACCGGCAGGACTATATCTTGATGTTTTACATCGCGTGAGAAATTCTACAGCATTGCCTTTAGCAGCATATCAGGTTAGTGGTGAATACGCTATGATCGCAGCAGCAGCTAAAATGGGATGGTTGGACAAGGAAGCTATGTTTTATGAATCTTTGATAGCTATAAAACGCGCAGGAGCTGATATGATTATTTCTTATGCAACTCCGTTAATTTTAGAGATGATAGCCTCTTCGAAGTTCTAA
- a CDS encoding LpxA family transferase, which produces MIFASVLFSPEDFPFPELITEAYYTWDILALIDKKLSTHVFSGIHGTVESGAFLKNVESIEIAEGAYVESGAYIAGPCIIGPQTEIRHGAYLRGGVITGTGCVIGHCTEVKNAYFGHHAKAGHFAYVGDSVLGSEVNLGAGVRCANFRLDGKNISVTCEEGKIDTQLRKVGAFLGKKVSVGCNTVINPGHCIPALTTIYPGKVI; this is translated from the coding sequence ATGATATTTGCATCTGTTTTATTTTCTCCTGAAGATTTCCCTTTTCCAGAACTTATTACAGAAGCGTATTACACTTGGGATATTTTAGCATTAATAGATAAAAAATTGTCTACACATGTGTTCTCAGGTATTCACGGCACTGTAGAATCTGGAGCTTTTCTAAAGAACGTAGAGAGTATAGAAATTGCAGAGGGCGCTTACGTAGAATCTGGAGCTTATATTGCTGGTCCTTGTATTATAGGTCCTCAAACGGAAATACGCCATGGCGCTTATCTACGTGGTGGTGTGATTACCGGAACAGGGTGTGTGATAGGACATTGCACAGAAGTAAAGAATGCTTATTTTGGTCATCATGCCAAAGCAGGACACTTTGCTTATGTTGGAGATTCTGTTTTAGGCTCAGAGGTTAATCTCGGTGCCGGTGTGCGTTGTGCGAACTTCCGTCTTGATGGAAAAAATATCTCTGTTACTTGCGAAGAGGGAAAGATAGACACCCAATTAAGAAAAGTAGGAGCCTTTCTTGGTAAAAAAGTTTCTGTAGGGTGTAACACCGTTATTAATCCTGGGCATTGTATTCCTGCTCTTACAACAATTTATCCCGGAAAAGTCATCTAG
- a CDS encoding FAD-dependent thymidylate synthase: MLSRDDEFSSEQKKSLSHFVTNLETNIFALKNLPEVVKGALFSKYSRSTLGLRSLLLKEFLEGEGGDFLDDSGVDFEVGIHKAADFYRRVLDGFGDDSIGELGGAHLAMESVSMLAAKILEDARIGGSPLEKSSRYVYFDQKVKGEYLYYRDPILMTSAFKDVFLGTCDSLFDTYTDLIPKVRSYFEKIYPKEAEVSQSAYTISLRAKVLDCLRGLLPAATLTNLGFFGNGRFWQTLLHKIQGHNLTEIRQIGEDSLTELMKIIPSFVSRAESHHHHHQAMLGYRQALKEQLTSLAEKFSEGSSPSKQTGVRLVYGDPEGIYKVAAGFLFPYSEHTYEELINICRSMPREDLIRVLEAGSSSRENRRHKSPRGLECLEFGFDITADFGAYRDLQRHRILTQERQLLTTNLGYHIPEQLLDTPMEKDFREAMEKAEEAYNQISVEFPEEAQYVVPLAYNIRWFFHINGRALQWLCELRSQIQGHENYRRIAIDMAKEVINFDPTYETFFKFVDYSECDLGRLKQESRKRSS; this comes from the coding sequence ATGTTGAGCAGAGATGATGAGTTTTCTTCAGAACAAAAGAAGAGTTTGTCTCATTTCGTTACCAACCTAGAAACAAACATTTTTGCTTTGAAGAACCTCCCTGAAGTGGTTAAAGGGGCTCTATTTTCTAAATATTCTAGATCTACATTAGGTTTACGTTCTTTGCTTTTAAAAGAGTTTTTAGAAGGCGAAGGAGGAGATTTCTTAGATGATTCTGGTGTGGACTTTGAAGTTGGAATACATAAAGCTGCTGATTTTTACAGACGAGTTCTTGATGGATTCGGGGATGATTCCATAGGAGAACTTGGCGGTGCCCACCTAGCAATGGAAAGTGTTTCCATGCTTGCTGCAAAAATATTAGAAGATGCGCGTATAGGAGGATCTCCTTTAGAAAAGTCTTCCAGGTACGTTTATTTTGATCAAAAGGTAAAAGGGGAGTATTTATACTACCGCGACCCTATTTTGATGACCTCGGCCTTTAAAGACGTGTTTTTAGGCACATGTGATTCTTTATTCGATACGTATACGGATTTGATTCCTAAAGTGCGTTCATATTTTGAAAAGATCTATCCAAAAGAAGCAGAGGTTTCACAATCAGCTTACACAATTTCTTTAAGAGCTAAAGTTCTTGATTGCTTACGTGGTCTTCTTCCTGCTGCCACATTAACGAATTTAGGGTTCTTTGGTAACGGAAGGTTTTGGCAAACATTGTTACATAAAATTCAAGGCCATAACCTTACAGAAATAAGACAAATTGGTGAGGACTCTTTAACAGAGTTAATGAAGATTATTCCCTCCTTTGTAAGTCGTGCTGAATCTCATCACCATCATCATCAAGCTATGTTGGGTTATCGGCAGGCTCTTAAAGAGCAACTAACTAGCTTGGCTGAGAAATTTAGTGAAGGTTCTTCACCATCCAAACAAACAGGAGTTCGTTTAGTTTACGGAGATCCCGAGGGAATTTATAAAGTTGCTGCCGGATTTCTTTTCCCTTATTCAGAGCATACCTATGAGGAGCTTATCAATATCTGTCGGTCTATGCCTAGAGAAGATCTCATTCGCGTTTTAGAAGCAGGATCTTCATCAAGAGAAAATCGCCGACATAAATCTCCAAGGGGATTGGAGTGTTTAGAATTTGGATTCGACATTACTGCAGATTTTGGAGCTTATAGAGATCTACAAAGACATAGAATACTTACTCAAGAACGCCAATTACTCACAACAAATCTAGGGTATCATATTCCCGAACAGTTGTTAGACACTCCTATGGAGAAGGATTTTAGAGAAGCTATGGAGAAAGCAGAGGAAGCTTACAACCAAATTTCTGTGGAGTTTCCTGAGGAAGCTCAATATGTTGTTCCTCTGGCCTACAACATACGCTGGTTTTTCCATATCAATGGAAGAGCCTTACAATGGCTTTGTGAACTGCGTTCACAAATTCAAGGGCATGAAAATTACCGAAGAATAGCCATAGATATGGCTAAAGAGGTAATTAATTTTGATCCAACATACGAAACATTTTTTAAATTCGTAGATTATTCCGAGTGTGATTTGGGTAGGCTAAAACAAGAATCACGAAAAAGATCTTCTTAG
- a CDS encoding polyprenyl synthetase family protein: MVVMDIFETYRIMIEEGIESALEDFGSKGLSVRAPVEYSLTSGGKRIRPMLVCMIANGLGMNRDVLDSALAIEFIHTSTLIADDLPCMDDDDERRGRPTVHKAFDEASALLASYALIPSAYSRIRLNAKKLKSQGVDPKEVDLAYDIISDVTDKNFGVNGVLGGQYEDMFFKNDGPEYVQSIINKKTGALFEIACVSGWLFGGGDPLCVPQIIEFSQAFGLLFQMKDDILDMHQDGKDVGLNYALLFGLDAAKELLNTSMDRCIRLLNHLRQHGLKDSSELEMLIEYMGVRDY; the protein is encoded by the coding sequence ATGGTCGTTATGGATATATTCGAAACTTATCGAATAATGATAGAAGAAGGTATTGAGTCTGCTTTAGAAGATTTTGGTTCTAAAGGATTATCTGTACGCGCACCCGTAGAGTATTCTTTAACAAGTGGTGGGAAACGCATTCGACCTATGCTAGTTTGTATGATAGCGAATGGTCTCGGTATGAACAGAGATGTTTTAGATTCTGCCTTAGCTATAGAATTCATACACACATCTACATTAATCGCTGATGATCTTCCTTGCATGGACGATGACGATGAGCGTCGTGGGCGGCCTACAGTACATAAAGCTTTTGACGAAGCCTCTGCTTTACTAGCATCCTATGCTTTAATTCCCTCTGCATATTCTCGGATCCGTTTAAATGCAAAGAAACTCAAATCTCAAGGTGTAGATCCTAAAGAAGTGGATCTTGCTTACGACATTATCTCTGATGTTACAGACAAAAATTTTGGTGTTAACGGTGTTTTAGGGGGACAATATGAAGATATGTTCTTTAAAAATGACGGTCCTGAATATGTCCAATCTATCATTAATAAGAAAACAGGCGCTCTTTTTGAAATAGCTTGTGTTTCTGGTTGGTTATTTGGAGGTGGTGATCCTTTATGCGTTCCTCAAATAATTGAATTTTCTCAGGCTTTCGGTCTTCTATTTCAAATGAAAGATGATATTTTAGATATGCATCAAGATGGTAAAGATGTGGGATTGAATTACGCGCTGTTATTTGGTTTAGACGCTGCAAAAGAGCTTCTAAACACTTCAATGGATAGGTGTATTAGATTACTCAATCACCTTAGACAACATGGTTTGAAAGACTCTTCAGAATTAGAAATGCTTATAGAATATATGGGCGTTCGCGATTATTAA